From one Lactiplantibacillus paraplantarum genomic stretch:
- a CDS encoding manganese-dependent inorganic pyrophosphatase, which translates to MSKELVFGHQNPDTDAIVAAKAFSYFENKVGADTEAVALGEPNEETQFVLDYFDEPALRVITKASDEVDSVMLVDHNEPQQSVSDIADVTVSHVVDHHRISGFDTAQPLFYRAEPLGCCSTVIYKLFQENDIEIPAKLAGLMLSAIISDTLLLKSPTTTETDVAVVKDLAKIADIDYETYGLAMLKAGTNLDSKTEKELIDADAKSFEMAGKTVRVAQINTVDLDDVFKRQAALEAAAKDENASDGYDLFLILATNILDSNSELLVVGNPTEPVEQAFGKTIANNRLSLPGVVSRKKQVVPQLTDAFNA; encoded by the coding sequence ATGAGTAAGGAATTAGTTTTTGGACATCAAAATCCTGATACCGACGCAATCGTGGCGGCCAAGGCGTTCTCATACTTTGAAAATAAAGTGGGGGCGGACACTGAAGCAGTTGCATTAGGCGAACCAAACGAAGAAACCCAATTTGTTTTGGACTACTTTGATGAACCAGCACTACGGGTGATTACTAAGGCCAGTGATGAAGTTGACAGTGTCATGCTTGTCGACCATAACGAACCACAACAAAGTGTCAGTGACATTGCTGACGTTACGGTTAGCCATGTAGTTGATCATCATCGAATTTCTGGTTTTGACACGGCACAACCATTATTTTACCGAGCCGAACCACTTGGTTGCTGCAGTACTGTCATTTACAAGTTATTCCAAGAAAATGACATTGAAATTCCTGCCAAGTTAGCTGGATTGATGTTGTCTGCAATCATTTCAGATACGTTACTCTTAAAGTCACCAACTACAACGGAAACCGACGTTGCAGTTGTTAAAGACTTAGCTAAAATTGCTGATATTGATTATGAAACATATGGTTTAGCCATGCTTAAAGCGGGTACTAACCTTGACAGCAAGACTGAAAAGGAATTAATCGATGCCGATGCTAAGTCATTCGAGATGGCTGGCAAAACAGTCCGGGTTGCGCAAATCAATACAGTTGACTTGGATGACGTTTTCAAGCGCCAAGCTGCGCTAGAAGCTGCTGCTAAAGACGAAAATGCAAGTGACGGCTATGATTTATTCTTAATCTTGGCAACTAATATCTTAGATAGTAACTCTGAATTATTAGTTGTTGGTAACCCAACGGAACCCGTTGAGCAGGCCTTTGGTAAGACGATTGCTAACAACCGTTTGAGTTTACCAGGTGTCGTTTCACGTAAGAAGCAAGTTGTCCCTCAATTAACGGACGCCTTCAACGCTTAA